In Treponema sp. OMZ 798, the following proteins share a genomic window:
- the sufD gene encoding Fe-S cluster assembly protein SufD, with translation MSDRTYFKRLDYTKADVPTKPFCNLNCRAGDKSIEQMPIEQFLKTAPSEDIENFFDFTKTRREKNCGLGDNYVQEVKDKRNSGIYVRVKKSEDKEYVANILINFTMDQANNVLYDQNLIVVEEGARAKIFFYHDVKAYDCSKADIFRNGLLSIVAGKNSQTEFIKVQNLSHCGINFETVKLYAMEKAKVTLYDIQLGAKINGASTSTYMPEEWAEVQIYPLYFADKTRRIDLEQNFIVNGKNSLGAITAKGALKNKAHKMFRGNIFLNRGCSKSIARFSDNTIMLDKTTVGSTIPTIFCDEDDVIGEHAASFEAVNKAKLYYLMTRGFDELSAKKLIIEAAFKPVFNRIDDEAIREKLLEEFRVSLDEITE, from the coding sequence ATGAGTGACAGAACTTATTTTAAACGGCTTGACTATACAAAAGCGGATGTTCCTACAAAGCCTTTTTGCAACTTAAACTGCCGGGCCGGAGATAAAAGTATAGAGCAAATGCCGATTGAGCAATTTTTAAAAACCGCCCCATCGGAAGATATAGAAAACTTCTTTGACTTTACAAAAACAAGGCGCGAAAAAAATTGCGGCCTCGGGGATAATTATGTTCAAGAGGTAAAGGATAAAAGGAATTCGGGTATTTATGTAAGGGTAAAAAAATCGGAAGATAAGGAGTATGTTGCCAATATTCTAATCAATTTTACAATGGATCAGGCTAACAATGTTCTTTATGATCAAAATCTCATTGTAGTTGAAGAAGGAGCAAGGGCCAAAATCTTTTTTTACCATGATGTGAAGGCCTACGACTGCTCAAAGGCCGATATTTTTAGAAACGGCTTATTAAGCATAGTTGCCGGAAAAAACTCTCAAACGGAATTTATAAAGGTGCAAAATTTGAGCCATTGCGGCATCAACTTTGAAACCGTAAAGCTTTATGCGATGGAGAAGGCTAAAGTTACTCTTTACGATATTCAGCTTGGAGCAAAGATAAACGGAGCGTCAACTTCTACCTATATGCCGGAGGAGTGGGCCGAGGTTCAAATATACCCCCTTTACTTTGCAGATAAGACAAGGCGCATCGACTTGGAGCAAAATTTTATCGTCAACGGAAAAAACTCCCTCGGCGCAATTACCGCAAAAGGAGCCTTAAAAAACAAGGCTCACAAGATGTTCCGGGGCAATATCTTTTTAAACAGGGGCTGCTCAAAGTCCATTGCCCGCTTTTCGGACAACACGATTATGCTGGATAAGACTACCGTCGGCTCTACAATCCCGACCATCTTTTGCGATGAGGATGATGTTATCGGCGAGCACGCTGCGAGCTTTGAGGCCGTAAACAAGGCAAAGCTTTACTACCTTATGACCCGGGGCTTTGACGAGCTGAGCGCCAAAAAACTCATAATCGAAGCCGCTTTTAAACCTGTCTTTAACCGAATTGACGATGAAGCAATCAGAGAAAAGCTTTTGGAAGAGTTTAGGGTGAGCTTGGATGAGATAACGGAATAA
- the lon gene encoding endopeptidase La → MSDKKEIVPIESLLPQKLNIIPLSGRPIFPGIFTPLLINAPEDIRSIEDAYAGDGFIGLTLLKNNIENPQAKDLYKVGCAAKIVRKINLPDGGLNVFIATQKRFKIRKTVNDTNPIVVAVQYLDDEEEKSHEVEALTRALISEMKQLSENNPLFSEEMRLNMINIDHPGKIADFIASILNIQKEDQQKILETLNVKKRMEEVFVHIKKEQELLQVQRKIQEDLNMRVEKNQRDYFLREELKSIKEELGLTSDPKTNEEENFAKRIEEFQFTGEVKEVVDSEFEKFKMLDPYSSEYIVTRNYLETILSLPWKNSEPEEYDIAKAQKILNKDHYGLEDVKTRIIEYLSVRKLKKDTKGSIILLLGPPGVGKTSVGMSIARAMSKPFFRFSVGGMRDEAEIKGHRRTYIGAMPGKILQGLKIVKTNSPVFMIDEVDKMGQSYQGDPSSALLEVLDPEQNINFRDHYLDLPFDLSNIVFILTANTLDSIPRPLLDRAEVIKLSGYIDAEKVQIAKKHLIPKSLEKHGLKKNQAVYSQEMLLYIANSYAREAGVRNFEKKLDKIHRKVATEIVNGKRKEDEKLTVTKADIEKMLGKVIFRDDDIKKADVPGTSIGLAWTSMGGDTLLIETASMAGKGGFKLTGQAGNVMKESAGIALSWTRMFAVKHKIKNADWFDKNIIHLHLPEGATPKDGPSAGITMATALLSLFSGKTIKPKLAMTGELSLTGQVLAIGGLKEKTIAARRNGIKDVIIPQANTRDLDEIPGHIKKGISFHPVSHVEEVLEIAFKGALTKKKR, encoded by the coding sequence ATGAGTGATAAAAAAGAAATTGTTCCGATTGAAAGTTTGCTGCCGCAAAAGCTGAATATTATTCCCTTGAGCGGCAGGCCCATTTTTCCCGGCATTTTTACGCCGCTTTTAATTAATGCACCCGAAGACATAAGATCGATTGAAGATGCTTATGCGGGCGACGGCTTTATAGGGCTTACCCTTCTTAAAAACAATATAGAAAATCCTCAAGCCAAGGACTTGTACAAGGTGGGCTGTGCCGCCAAAATTGTGCGCAAGATAAATCTGCCCGACGGCGGACTCAATGTTTTTATCGCAACGCAAAAACGCTTTAAGATACGCAAAACGGTCAACGATACAAATCCGATAGTCGTAGCCGTTCAATACCTTGATGATGAAGAAGAAAAAAGCCACGAGGTGGAAGCTCTTACCCGAGCCCTCATAAGCGAGATGAAGCAGCTTTCAGAAAACAATCCCTTGTTCTCTGAAGAGATGCGGCTCAATATGATTAACATTGACCATCCCGGAAAAATAGCCGACTTTATCGCAAGTATCTTAAACATTCAAAAAGAAGACCAGCAAAAAATTCTTGAAACCCTAAACGTAAAAAAGAGGATGGAAGAGGTCTTTGTTCACATTAAAAAAGAACAAGAACTTTTACAGGTTCAGCGCAAGATTCAGGAAGACCTTAACATGCGGGTCGAGAAAAACCAGCGCGATTATTTTTTAAGGGAAGAGCTAAAGTCAATCAAAGAGGAACTTGGGCTTACATCGGATCCTAAGACCAATGAAGAAGAAAATTTTGCAAAGAGGATAGAAGAATTTCAGTTTACGGGCGAGGTAAAAGAGGTGGTGGATTCCGAGTTCGAAAAGTTTAAGATGCTCGATCCCTATTCCTCCGAATACATAGTTACCCGCAATTACTTGGAAACAATTCTTTCCCTTCCGTGGAAGAATTCTGAGCCGGAGGAGTATGATATTGCAAAGGCTCAAAAGATTTTAAACAAGGATCACTACGGGCTTGAAGACGTAAAGACCCGAATAATAGAATACCTTTCAGTGCGTAAGCTAAAAAAAGATACCAAGGGTTCTATCATCCTTTTACTCGGCCCGCCCGGTGTAGGTAAAACGAGTGTCGGAATGTCTATCGCCCGTGCTATGTCTAAGCCCTTCTTCAGGTTTTCGGTCGGAGGCATGAGGGATGAGGCCGAAATAAAGGGCCACCGAAGAACCTACATCGGCGCCATGCCGGGTAAAATCCTCCAGGGCTTAAAGATAGTAAAAACCAATTCTCCGGTCTTTATGATTGACGAGGTCGATAAGATGGGGCAAAGCTATCAGGGCGACCCCTCAAGTGCCCTCCTTGAAGTTTTAGATCCCGAGCAAAATATAAACTTTAGAGATCACTATTTGGATTTGCCCTTTGACCTTTCCAACATAGTTTTTATCCTCACGGCTAACACCCTCGATTCCATTCCACGTCCTCTTTTGGACAGGGCCGAGGTAATAAAGCTTTCGGGCTACATCGATGCCGAAAAGGTACAGATAGCAAAAAAACACCTTATTCCGAAGAGTCTTGAAAAGCACGGCCTCAAAAAAAATCAGGCGGTCTACAGTCAGGAGATGCTCCTTTATATTGCCAACTCTTATGCGAGGGAAGCCGGAGTGCGCAACTTTGAAAAGAAGCTTGATAAGATTCACCGCAAGGTCGCAACCGAAATTGTAAACGGTAAAAGAAAGGAAGACGAAAAGCTGACAGTAACAAAAGCCGATATTGAAAAGATGCTCGGCAAGGTTATATTTCGCGATGACGATATCAAAAAGGCCGATGTTCCCGGTACCTCGATTGGTCTTGCTTGGACTTCGATGGGAGGAGATACTCTTTTGATAGAAACGGCATCGATGGCCGGAAAGGGAGGCTTTAAACTTACGGGCCAGGCCGGAAACGTTATGAAAGAATCTGCCGGTATAGCTCTTTCTTGGACAAGAATGTTTGCCGTAAAACATAAGATAAAAAATGCCGACTGGTTCGACAAAAATATAATTCACCTTCACCTACCCGAAGGGGCGACTCCCAAGGACGGACCTTCCGCAGGTATCACCATGGCCACGGCTCTTTTATCTCTTTTTTCGGGTAAAACAATCAAGCCGAAACTTGCAATGACGGGAGAGCTTTCACTCACCGGCCAAGTCCTTGCCATAGGCGGCCTAAAAGAAAAAACCATAGCCGCCCGCCGCAACGGAATAAAGGATGTCATCATTCCGCAGGCTAACACAAGGGACTTGGACGAAATCCCCGGCCACATTAAAAAGGGCATAAGCTTCCACCCCGTAAGTCATGTCGAAGAAGTCTTGGAAATAGCCTTTAAGGGTGCACTGACAAAGAAGAAGAGGTAG
- a CDS encoding nucleotidyltransferase family protein, with the protein MKPKEKKEIFDFLEDNKNILQSYGVKKIGLFGSYVRNQQNKNSDIDILVEFYAGKKNYNNFINLVYYLEDNLNTEIDLLTIESLSPYIGNRILNEVEYVSIE; encoded by the coding sequence ATGAAACCTAAAGAGAAAAAAGAAATTTTTGATTTCCTAGAAGACAATAAAAATATTCTCCAATCCTATGGTGTAAAAAAAATAGGTCTTTTTGGTTCTTATGTACGTAATCAGCAGAATAAAAATAGCGATATTGATATATTGGTAGAATTTTATGCCGGTAAAAAAAATTATAATAATTTTATAAATTTAGTTTATTACTTGGAAGATAATCTGAATACCGAAATAGATTTATTAACCATAGAGAGTTTAAGCCCATATATCGGCAATAGAATACTCAATGAGGTTGAATATGTATCGATCGAATGA
- a CDS encoding DUF86 domain-containing protein has product MYRSNEDLFKHIFDEILFLEYETDNMTKEVFLKDEKTQRAFARSIEIIGEAVKNISNDVIIKYKEVPWRSIAGMRDKLIHGYFSVDYEIVWDVAKNIIPEFKEQLIKIMNAEKNKSDS; this is encoded by the coding sequence ATGTATCGATCGAATGAAGATTTATTTAAACATATTTTTGATGAAATTCTTTTTTTAGAATATGAAACAGATAATATGACAAAGGAAGTGTTTCTAAAAGATGAAAAAACTCAACGGGCATTTGCACGAAGTATTGAAATTATTGGAGAAGCCGTTAAAAATATTTCAAATGATGTAATCATTAAATATAAAGAAGTTCCATGGAGAAGTATTGCCGGTATGAGAGATAAACTTATTCATGGTTATTTTTCCGTTGATTATGAAATTGTGTGGGATGTCGCAAAAAATATTATTCCTGAATTTAAAGAGCAGCTGATAAAAATTATGAATGCGGAAAAAAATAAAAGTGACAGTTAA
- a CDS encoding ClbS/DfsB family four-helix bundle protein yields the protein MRKKIKVTVKEIIAEINNIEIDITHFISIYKAENRASNYNDWNHKDVIAHLLEWIAFSKNKLNAIAHNQDFQEVSNIDIFNKENYVKNKNRHIAELQHDIIVELNEYKKAVLLYSDADLKRKDLPIGFSFELWRYMVMDTVTHPIMHLLYYLLKTEKYELFFRLCEKHNELFYRYSERNQKRFNMG from the coding sequence ATGCGGAAAAAAATAAAAGTGACAGTTAAAGAGATAATTGCTGAAATCAATAACATAGAAATAGATATTACTCATTTTATAAGTATCTACAAAGCTGAAAATAGAGCCAGCAATTACAACGATTGGAATCATAAAGATGTCATAGCTCATTTGCTTGAATGGATTGCATTTTCAAAGAATAAGCTAAATGCCATTGCACATAATCAAGATTTTCAAGAGGTCAGTAATATTGATATATTCAATAAAGAAAATTATGTCAAAAATAAAAATAGACATATTGCCGAGTTGCAACATGACATAATCGTTGAACTAAATGAATACAAAAAGGCTGTGCTGTTGTATTCAGATGCTGATTTAAAAAGAAAAGATTTACCGATAGGTTTTTCTTTTGAACTATGGCGGTATATGGTAATGGATACTGTTACCCATCCTATCATGCATTTATTATATTATTTACTCAAAACAGAAAAGTATGAATTGTTCTTTAGATTATGCGAAAAACATAATGAATTATTTTATCGTTATTCAGAAAGAAATCAAAAAAGATTCAACATGGGTTGA
- a CDS encoding type II toxin-antitoxin system RelE/ParE family toxin, translating to MWKVNVTEEYEEWYKSLDKDSMSELYYLTELLRLNGPELSRPYADIIHGSKKIKNLKELRGRTSETVLRVSFFFDKERKAILLIGGDKKGVNEKKFYKDLIKRSEEIAEKYGYI from the coding sequence ATGTGGAAAGTTAATGTAACGGAAGAATACGAAGAATGGTATAAATCTTTGGATAAGGATAGTATGTCAGAGTTGTACTATTTGACGGAGCTTTTGAGATTAAATGGTCCTGAATTAAGCCGTCCATATGCGGATATTATCCATGGTTCAAAGAAGATAAAAAATTTAAAAGAATTAAGAGGCCGAACTTCTGAAACAGTTTTAAGAGTTTCTTTTTTCTTTGATAAGGAAAGAAAAGCAATTTTGCTTATAGGCGGGGATAAAAAAGGTGTAAATGAAAAGAAGTTTTATAAAGATTTAATAAAACGATCGGAAGAAATTGCTGAAAAATATGGATATATTTAG
- a CDS encoding XRE family transcriptional regulator: MKDAFEMMERYMSEEEVRKAKLKAERENFSIKLARIRELQELTQSEIANFSQSSVSRLEKRKDIKLSTLIDYIDSIGMGLEIKIYPKLTNSKVKEEVLLRT, translated from the coding sequence ATGAAAGATGCGTTTGAAATGATGGAAAGATATATGAGTGAGGAAGAAGTAAGGAAAGCAAAATTAAAAGCAGAAAGAGAAAATTTTTCGATCAAATTAGCTAGGATTAGAGAATTACAGGAACTGACTCAAAGCGAGATTGCAAATTTTAGTCAATCATCTGTTTCAAGATTAGAAAAAAGAAAGGATATAAAGCTATCAACACTTATTGATTATATTGATAGTATTGGAATGGGACTAGAAATAAAAATATATCCTAAATTAACTAATTCAAAAGTAAAAGAAGAAGTTTTATTAAGAACATAA
- a CDS encoding AbrB/MazE/SpoVT family DNA-binding domain-containing protein, producing MELAKVTSKGQITIPLTIRNLLGLKTGDKVFFKENRGKVYIMNASQISLSNIQAQMQGEAEKAGFQTEDDVITYIKELRKAR from the coding sequence ATGGAACTTGCAAAAGTAACTTCAAAAGGTCAGATTACAATTCCTCTTACGATAAGAAATCTGCTTGGATTAAAAACCGGTGATAAAGTTTTTTTTAAGGAGAATAGAGGAAAGGTTTATATTATGAATGCGTCTCAAATAAGTTTATCAAATATTCAAGCTCAAATGCAAGGAGAAGCAGAAAAAGCAGGCTTTCAAACAGAAGATGATGTCATTACTTATATCAAGGAATTACGGAAAGCACGTTGA
- a CDS encoding putative toxin-antitoxin system toxin component, PIN family, producing MRVFVDTNIVISAILFPNVKTARVFSHLLAKHTVIIYSYTREECEEVFEKKFPLKKELLDIFFDGISFEEFKSPEKIDEDQYPKIRDIKDLPILVSAILSDSDILITGDKDFEDIKIDKPLIFTPTKYFDLIEEIT from the coding sequence TTGAGAGTTTTTGTAGATACAAATATCGTTATTTCTGCGATACTTTTTCCTAATGTTAAAACGGCTAGAGTCTTTTCCCATTTGCTTGCAAAGCATACGGTGATAATTTATTCATATACAAGGGAAGAATGCGAAGAGGTTTTTGAAAAGAAATTTCCGTTGAAAAAAGAACTGTTGGATATTTTTTTTGATGGAATTAGTTTTGAAGAATTTAAAAGTCCTGAGAAAATTGATGAAGATCAATATCCAAAAATTCGGGACATAAAAGATTTACCGATTCTTGTATCTGCAATTTTATCTGATTCCGATATTTTGATTACCGGAGACAAAGATTTTGAAGATATAAAAATTGATAAGCCATTAATTTTTACGCCAACAAAATATTTTGACTTGATTGAAGAAATAACCTAA
- a CDS encoding type II toxin-antitoxin system RelE/ParE family toxin codes for MIKSFADKDTELIYNQKFSRRLPTTIQKVALRKLMMLDNAKCLEDLRMPPSNHLELLVGNRKGQHSIRINNQWRVCFTEKDGHYYDVEIVDYH; via the coding sequence ATGATAAAGAGTTTTGCGGATAAAGATACGGAACTTATCTACAATCAAAAGTTTTCTAGACGGCTTCCTACTACAATACAGAAAGTTGCCTTGCGTAAACTGATGATGTTGGATAACGCAAAATGTCTGGAAGATTTACGAATGCCGCCTAGCAATCATCTGGAACTTCTTGTTGGAAACAGAAAAGGTCAGCATTCAATCCGTATAAATAACCAATGGCGTGTCTGTTTTACCGAAAAAGACGGGCATTATTATGATGTAGAAATTGTGGATTACCACTAG
- a CDS encoding HigA family addiction module antitoxin translates to MSDYIETPTMGEILNEEFFIPLGLSAYKVAKEINVPTSRIQDILHNRRRITVDTSLRLAKFFGMSDGYFMSLQNDIDIRNAKLELAPQLEEIKTYVYA, encoded by the coding sequence ATGTCTGATTATATTGAAACACCTACAATGGGAGAAATCCTTAATGAAGAATTTTTCATTCCTCTTGGTCTTTCTGCCTATAAAGTTGCAAAAGAAATAAATGTTCCAACTTCCCGAATTCAGGATATTCTCCATAACCGCAGGAGAATTACCGTAGATACATCTTTGCGTCTTGCAAAATTTTTCGGAATGTCCGACGGATATTTTATGTCATTGCAGAATGATATAGATATTCGGAATGCCAAATTGGAACTTGCTCCCCAGCTGGAAGAAATAAAGACTTATGTGTATGCGTAA
- the yedF gene encoding sulfurtransferase-like selenium metabolism protein YedF gives MIEVNAMGQACPIPVIMAKKAVRENTGKENILVKVDNEVATQNLSKMAAQLGIGVEVNKTNEKEFTVLLKAAEGVSLNPVAVPQTSSGEYAVVINSDQMGSGDEGFGKKLLEGFIYALTEQDVLPKFVICYNSGVRLTTENEKTVNDLKALASQGCEVLSCGLCLDFYGLKEKLQVGSHTNMYRITEIMRTHFVVRP, from the coding sequence ATGATAGAAGTAAATGCTATGGGACAGGCTTGTCCTATTCCCGTTATTATGGCAAAAAAGGCTGTAAGAGAAAATACGGGGAAAGAAAATATTTTGGTTAAGGTGGATAATGAGGTTGCAACTCAAAACCTTTCGAAGATGGCAGCTCAGCTCGGTATAGGGGTTGAAGTAAACAAGACAAATGAAAAAGAGTTTACCGTTCTTTTAAAGGCCGCGGAGGGTGTAAGTTTAAATCCTGTTGCGGTGCCTCAAACTTCAAGCGGTGAATATGCCGTTGTTATAAACTCGGATCAGATGGGATCGGGAGATGAAGGCTTCGGAAAAAAACTTTTAGAAGGCTTTATCTATGCTCTCACAGAACAGGATGTGCTTCCCAAGTTCGTTATCTGTTATAATTCGGGAGTAAGGCTTACAACAGAAAACGAAAAAACCGTAAACGACCTAAAGGCTCTTGCTTCTCAAGGCTGTGAGGTTCTTTCTTGCGGACTATGTCTTGACTTTTACGGGCTTAAAGAAAAGCTTCAGGTCGGTTCTCACACAAATATGTACCGCATCACCGAAATTATGCGTACCCATTTTGTAGTGCGTCCCTAA
- a CDS encoding DUF3343 domain-containing protein, producing the protein MKTYGIFSFSSSHHAIAAEAVTSGGRASEDGGLTEARLIPLPPEISAGCGLVLRVNEGGIKEAARLLAEAEIPYTGTYLLKTEKGERIVEKYDLS; encoded by the coding sequence TTGAAAACCTACGGCATTTTTTCGTTTTCGTCTTCTCATCATGCGATAGCGGCTGAAGCCGTAACTTCAGGCGGAAGAGCCTCGGAGGACGGGGGGCTGACTGAGGCGAGGCTTATTCCGCTGCCGCCTGAGATTTCTGCGGGCTGCGGACTTGTTCTAAGGGTAAATGAAGGCGGAATAAAAGAAGCCGCTCGCCTCCTAGCCGAGGCCGAGATTCCCTACACGGGAACCTATCTATTAAAAACAGAAAAAGGTGAGAGGATTGTGGAAAAATATGATCTATCTTGA
- a CDS encoding aminotransferase class V-fold PLP-dependent enzyme: MIYLDNSATTLQKPESVAQEVFRGLASNKFGNPGRGAHSSAHAALTELFKTRQTLARLFNIKKTLNVAFCQNATSALNLVIKSLFLGKEKDTHIITTALEHNSVLRPLYQLEKEGAHLSVIPIEEGFLRYDLIEKEIEEHTKAIIVNHCSNVIGSICDLDRVHSICKKHGLIMIVDASQSAGTIPIDVSKYGQSIFCFTGHKGLYGPQGTGGIVVNGAFDFAPVFSGGSGVHSFDKAHPSEMPDIFEAGTMNVPSFMGLNAGASYVLKTGIDSIQKKLADLKLSFIEEIKNIPNIKIYGTPWSEKTGPVVGLNIGSIPSGEISRLLDEDYGIASRPGAHCAPLVHKALGTEEQGIVRFSFSSFNTFEEIKQAAEALKEIAGKS; encoded by the coding sequence ATGATCTATCTTGACAATAGTGCAACCACTCTTCAAAAGCCCGAAAGCGTGGCTCAAGAAGTTTTTCGCGGGCTTGCTTCAAACAAGTTCGGGAATCCGGGCAGAGGAGCTCACTCTTCGGCCCATGCAGCCCTCACGGAGCTTTTTAAAACAAGGCAGACCCTTGCAAGGCTTTTTAACATAAAAAAAACCTTAAATGTTGCCTTCTGCCAAAATGCTACTTCCGCCTTAAACCTTGTAATAAAAAGCTTATTTTTAGGCAAAGAAAAGGATACCCACATCATAACCACCGCCCTTGAGCATAACTCGGTTTTGCGCCCCCTTTATCAGCTTGAAAAAGAAGGGGCTCACCTTTCGGTTATTCCCATCGAAGAAGGCTTTTTGCGTTATGATCTAATCGAAAAAGAAATCGAAGAGCACACCAAGGCGATTATAGTAAACCACTGCTCAAACGTCATAGGCTCAATCTGTGATTTGGACCGGGTTCATTCCATATGCAAAAAACACGGACTAATCATGATTGTGGATGCTTCTCAAAGTGCGGGGACTATTCCTATAGATGTTTCAAAATACGGGCAAAGTATCTTTTGCTTTACGGGGCATAAGGGGCTTTACGGGCCTCAAGGGACGGGCGGAATTGTCGTAAACGGCGCCTTCGATTTTGCTCCCGTCTTTTCGGGGGGAAGCGGGGTTCATTCTTTTGATAAGGCTCACCCTTCCGAAATGCCAGACATCTTTGAAGCCGGAACCATGAATGTTCCCTCCTTTATGGGCTTAAATGCCGGCGCCTCCTATGTTTTAAAAACAGGCATTGATTCCATTCAAAAAAAATTGGCCGATTTAAAATTAAGCTTTATCGAAGAAATAAAAAACATTCCCAATATCAAAATATACGGAACCCCTTGGAGCGAAAAAACGGGGCCTGTTGTAGGCCTAAACATAGGCTCCATCCCGTCGGGCGAAATAAGCCGCCTCCTCGATGAGGATTACGGTATTGCAAGCCGCCCGGGAGCCCACTGTGCTCCCTTGGTACACAAGGCTTTGGGCACCGAAGAGCAGGGCATAGTACGATTCAGCTTTTCTTCGTTTAATACCTTTGAAGAAATCAAGCAAGCTGCCGAGGCCTTAAAAGAAATAGCCGGCAAGTCATAA
- the secF gene encoding protein translocase subunit SecF, translating into MKKVISFSKFFVPGVIISIGLMTFGIIGYFTKGINFGIDFQAGFIEKIKIAPTAVELSYEGPLTVSFSQGISDISITTTSLDAENKSYVFKFADNPTLKDFADGIASIEGLKVKINASANTLLKDLFTDSESSPRLSQEIFRLHYLDKNLKPISTDEVRHALSSIPSVSVQQLGTPEDRYFQIRLADDGKYENANKELRSIITSALNAAYGTENIAVMGTDFVGSRFSSSLAKQAILLVGGALVLIFVYAMFRFQWNFSVAAILALLHDTMVMVMFISWTQMEFNSTTIAAILTIIGYSINDTIVIFDRIREKIHLEPRLECNEVLDKALTEVFTRTIITTMTTMVAVVALYVFTTDAMKDFALALIVGLISGTYSSIYIASYFIAATSKGKKAGEMITRGKKAPGELSGAVI; encoded by the coding sequence ATGAAAAAAGTAATTAGTTTTTCAAAATTTTTTGTTCCGGGCGTAATTATCAGTATAGGGCTTATGACCTTTGGAATTATAGGCTATTTCACCAAAGGAATAAATTTTGGTATTGACTTTCAGGCCGGTTTTATTGAAAAGATCAAGATTGCACCTACGGCAGTAGAGCTTTCCTATGAAGGGCCTTTAACAGTTTCCTTTTCACAAGGTATATCCGACATTTCAATTACGACCACCTCTCTGGATGCAGAAAACAAATCTTACGTATTTAAGTTTGCCGATAATCCGACTCTTAAAGACTTTGCTGACGGTATTGCTTCTATCGAAGGTCTAAAGGTTAAAATAAATGCATCTGCAAACACACTGCTCAAAGACTTGTTTACGGATTCGGAATCCTCACCCCGTCTTTCTCAAGAAATTTTTAGACTCCATTATTTGGATAAAAATCTTAAACCAATAAGCACTGATGAGGTGCGCCACGCTCTTTCTTCCATTCCTTCGGTTTCAGTTCAGCAATTGGGAACACCTGAAGACAGGTATTTTCAGATAAGACTAGCAGATGACGGAAAATACGAAAATGCAAACAAAGAGCTGCGCTCAATTATAACCTCTGCTTTAAATGCTGCCTACGGCACTGAAAACATTGCAGTTATGGGAACAGACTTTGTAGGTTCGCGCTTTTCTTCTTCATTGGCCAAACAGGCAATTTTACTTGTGGGCGGTGCCTTGGTCTTAATCTTTGTTTATGCAATGTTCCGCTTCCAGTGGAATTTTTCTGTAGCTGCTATCTTAGCCCTGCTTCACGATACAATGGTAATGGTTATGTTCATCTCATGGACTCAGATGGAATTTAATTCGACGACCATAGCTGCAATCCTTACGATTATCGGTTACTCGATAAACGATACAATCGTTATCTTTGACCGTATCCGTGAAAAGATTCATCTTGAGCCAAGGCTTGAATGTAACGAAGTTTTGGATAAGGCTTTAACTGAAGTATTTACCAGAACAATTATTACAACAATGACGACAATGGTTGCAGTTGTAGCTCTTTATGTGTTTACAACCGATGCCATGAAGGACTTTGCCTTAGCCCTAATTGTAGGTCTTATAAGCGGTACCTATTCGTCAATTTATATTGCATCATATTTTATCGCTGCAACGTCAAAGGGTAAAAAAGCCGGAGAGATGATTACCAGAGGCAAAAAGGCCCCAGGCGAGCTTTCAGGAGCAGTTATCTAA